The genomic DNA CTGAACGCGGCACGGATGCGCGAGTTGATGTCTTACCTTGCCAGCACCATGCATGTGGCCCACGCCCACAAAATGCGCGGTAGCCGTTGGGCGGATCAGCAAAGCAGCTTTGACGACATGACGGCCAAGGTGCCGCAGACGATGACTGCCTGTTGCGACTATCTTGAAGCGACGCTGCCGCTGGACCCCTTTGCACTGGGCGCCGCGATGACCTGCGCTGATCCCTACCTTTACATGGTGCTCAGCTGGGCACCGGGGGATGGCGTCGACATGGCGGCGTTCCCGAAGCTGAGCGCGTTTGCCGCGATGATGCAGGCGCGCGACAGCCTGAAAACACTGACCAAGCGGGGGTTCCTATGACGCATCTCTGGGTCCGCGCGGAAAACCGCGCCAACGAGGAACGGGTCGGCTTGACGCCCGAAGGCACCGCCACCTTGATAGCCGCAGGCATCCACGTCACGGTCGAGGAAAGTCGCCAGCGCGCCATTCCGATGGACGGCTACCGCGCTACGGGATGCGACATCGCGCCGGAAGGCACCTGGGTCGACGCGCCCGACGATGCGCTGATCTTCGGGCTGAAGGAACTGCCCGATGACGGCACGCCACTGCGGCACCCACACATCATGTTCGGCCATGCCTTCAAAGGCCAGCCCAGTGGCCGGGTGCTGCTGGACCGGTTTCAGGCAGGCGGCGGCGCGCTTTATGACCTTGAATATCTGGTGGACGACGATGGCCGCCGGGTCGCGGCCTTTGGCTATTGGGCGGGTTTTGCCGGGGCGGCGGTCGCCTTGCGCTGCTGGATCGCGCAGGCGCGTGGCGGGATCGCAGGCCCGGTCCACACCTATCTGAGTGCCGCGCATATGATCGCCGACCTGCAAGGCGCGCTCGTCCGGCTGGGCACCGAACGGCCCACGGCGCTGATCATCGGGGCCAAAGGGCGCGTGGGCACCGGGGCTGCGGACCTCTGCCGCGAAATGGGCGTGGCAACGACGCTATGGGACGTGGACGAAACCGCCCATGGCGGCCCTTTTCCAGAGGTGTTGCAACATGCACTGTTCTTCAATTGCATACTGGCGCGTGACGGCACCCCGGTTTTTGTGCACGAAGGGGCCACGACGACGGAACGCGCCTTGCGGGTGATTGGCGATATCGCTTGTGATCCCGACAGCGCCTTCAACCCGATCAAGGTTTATGACCGCACCACCACGTGGGACGCGCCCGCCTTGCGCGTCCACGACCACCCGACGCTGGATGTCACCGCGATCGACAATCTGCCCGCGATGCTCCCGGTCGAAAGCTCAGAGGATTTTGCCGGGCAATTGCTGCCCAGCCTGCTGACGCTGGCAGATCTGGACGGCGGCGTCTGGGGCCGCGCCCGCGCCACCTTTGACGCCGCCATCGCAGATTAGGCCAGACTGGGCAGCCAAAGCACGATCCCCGGAAAGGCCACCAGCAGGGCGATGGTGATCGCATCGGCCACAAAGAACGGTGTGACCCCTTTGAACACGTCCTGCACGGACAGGTCATCGCGGACGCCTGCCACCACAAAGCAATTCAGGCCGATGGGGGGTGTGATCAAACAGAACTCTGCCATTTTCACCACCAATATCCCGAACCAGATCGCGCACATCGGGCCGGACATGCCAAAGGTGCTGTCGGCGGCACTGACCGCCTCACCGCCATTGAGCGCCATGACAGCCGGGTAGACCACCGGCAGGGTTAGCAGCAGCATCCCGATGGCATCCATGAACATGCCCAGCACCGCATAGGCCAGCAGGATGCAAACCAGTATCAGCATCGGCGACATCGTGAGCGAGGTGATCCAATCCGAAAAGGCGCTTGGCAGGTCGGCAAAGCCCAGAAAGCGGACATAGATCAGCACGCCCCAAATGATCGTGAAGATCATCACGCTTAGCTTGGCGGTTTCCAAGAGCGCGTCTTTCAGCTGCGGCCAGCGCATTCCCTGATAAAGCGCCATCAGGAAGACGACAAAGGCCCCAATCGCGCCGCCTTCGGTCGGGGTGCCCCAGGCATCACCGCCAAAGGGGTTGTAGACAAAACAGATGATCGTCACCACGACAAAGACGATGGGTAGCGCGGGCGGCAAGGATACAAAGCGTTCCTTCCACGTATAGCCCGAAACCGGCGGGCCAAAGCCCTTGATCGTCAGCGCCATGCCGATAATCAGTGCAGCATAGACCAACGCCGAGAATACACCGGGGATAAAGCCTGCCAGTAGCAGTTTGCCGACGTCCTGTTCCACGATGATCGCATAGATCACAAGGATCGCAGAGGGCGGGATCAGGGACGCCAGCGTGCCACCTGCGGCAACCACACCTGCGGCGAACTGCTTGTTATAGCCGATCTTCAGCATCTCGGGGATTGCGATGCGCGCAAAAACGGCAGAGGTGGCGACGGAGGCGCCAGAGACGGCGGCAAAGCCAGCGGTGGCAAAGACCGTGGACACCGCCAGCCCGCCCGGCACCCAGGCGATCCAGCGTTTCGCGGCCTCAAACAGCGCCTTGGTCAGGCCCGCGTAGTAGGCCAGATAGCCGATCAGGATGAAGGTCGGGATCAAGGACAGGGCTTGCGAGGAGACCTTGGAATGCGGCACCTGACCGGCGGTCTTGACCGCCACGCCCAGCGCCCAACCAAATTCGTCGATACCGTAATCTTTCTTGGCCCAGAAGATCCAGATCAGGCCAATCATGCCCGCAAGACCGGCGGCAAAGGCGACGCGCATGCCAAGGACGACCATGACCAGCAGACCGCCGGTGACCCAAAGGCCAATGTCGATGGGTTCCATCAGTCCTGCCCCTCAAGTTGTTCGGCTTCCATGCGAGCTTGCGTGGCGGCGTCGGCGACAAGCGGCACGGCAATCGCGCGGCCGGTGGCGATGGCCCGCAGGTAGGCCCAGACTTGCAGACACAGACGCAGGCACAGCACGCCAAAGGCAAGCGGGGCCATGAGCTTCGCGGGCCAGATCGGCAGGGCAATATCCATAGAGCTGTCGCGGCTCCACAAGGGTGCGGCGAAATCAAAGCTACGGGCGAAATGCGCCCATGATCCCCAAACCAGCAGCGCCATCAGAAGCAATACGGCGAGGGTGGTAATCAGTTCAACGATATAAAGTGTGCGACCGTGCAGACGGCCCACAAGAATGTCCATGCGGATATGCCCGCCTTCGCGCATGACATAGGAAATCCCCATGAAGGCAATAAGCGGCATGGCCTGTTCGATCCAATCGACATAGCCCGGCAGCGGGGCGTTGAACCCGTTGCGCCCGGTCACAGAAACCACAGCCAGCACCATCAGGGCAAAGACACTGATCCCACTGATCAGGGCAAAGGCCCGTTCAAGGCGCAGCAATTTCAGGTCGAGTTTGCTGAGCGTGCTGTCATCTGTCAGCACAAGTGATGCAGTCGCCATCGGTCTCCCCCCTTGCGATGTGCAATCTTCAAAAATTGGCCCCGCGCGATGCGCGCGCGGGGCCAAAGGGAGGTTACATGCTTTCGGCAATCATGCCGGTCACAAGATCATACAGCTCTTGCGCGGGCAGGCCTGCGGCAGTGTTCTGCTCGATCCAGGCAGCGGCAGCAGGTTCGGCTGCGGCCTCTTTGAAGGCCGCGATCTCTGCATCGGTGAAGGTCACAACTTCGATCCCGCGCTCTTCCAGCGCCGGGCCCCATGCGTCCATCGTGGCACCGTTGTAGTTGGCGACGTAATGTTCGAGCGATTCATCAATGGACCCCAGCAGCGCCTCGCGATGTTCATCGGACAGACCGTTCAGCGCGTCGGTGTTGGCCACAACCGGGCAGTTCACCGTGCCGGGGTTCAGGTTCGACGTCCACCATGTGGCGTTTTCGATGGTGCCAAAGGACATATGCGCGTGCGGTGCAAAAGCCACGGCCTTGACCACGCCGGAATCCATTGCCTGGCGCACCTCGCTGGCCGACATAGAGGTCGGGACAGCGCCTACGGTTTCCATCGCGGCACCAATCCCACCGGTCGCCCGCACGCTGAGCCCGGCAAATTCGTCCAGTGTTGACGGCGCTTCGCCGACGCCCACGATATTGTACTGCGGCAGCGGCGACGGCATCAGCAAGGTGGCATTCCAACGGGCCAGATCGGCCACGGTGGCGGGATGCTGATAGACGGCCATCGACAGCTCGATCTCTTGCTCAAGCGAGCTGACGCCAAGGAACGGCAGTTCCAGCACGGTGATCGAGGGGTTCTTATCGCGGTGATAGCCGGCACAGAATTGCGCCATCTCAAATGCACCGATGGAGATGCCATCAAGGTTCTCGCGGTTGTTGGACAAACCACCATAGCTGATGTTCAGGGTAAATTCACCGTCTGTCTTTTCGCTGACAAGTTCAGCCAGCTTTTCAACATGCTCGGTAAAGGCGCGCTGTTTGCCCCAGAGCGAGACGTTCCATTCCTCGGCCATCGCATCGCCTGCAAAGGCCGTCACAAGTGCTGCCGCAGCCGCACGGGTCATAAGCGTTTTCATATTCGATTTCCTCCCAGAATATGGTGAGACACATTAAACCGCAAAAACCGCGCGGAATGCATGAAGAAAAATGCGCAGGCTTTTGTGGCCGCCCTGCGGATTTCCGCAGGGCTACAGCAGCGCGTCCTTATCAAGGCCCAGTTTGACGATTTTCTCGTTCAAGGTGCGGCGTCCTATGCCCAGTTCGGCGGCGGCATCATCCATACGGCCCGCGTGGGTCTGGATCGCCTTGCCAATCATCTGCCGTTCAAACGCAGCTACCGCCTCGCGCAGGCCG from Yoonia sp. R2331 includes the following:
- a CDS encoding glutathione S-transferase family protein encodes the protein MLKLHYAPRTISIATAIALEEVGAAYEAVPVDFASGAQHGADYLAVNPKGRVPALETPGGILTETGALLEYAAPALVPDDPLNAARMRELMSYLASTMHVAHAHKMRGSRWADQQSSFDDMTAKVPQTMTACCDYLEATLPLDPFALGAAMTCADPYLYMVLSWAPGDGVDMAAFPKLSAFAAMMQARDSLKTLTKRGFL
- a CDS encoding saccharopine dehydrogenase, whose amino-acid sequence is MTHLWVRAENRANEERVGLTPEGTATLIAAGIHVTVEESRQRAIPMDGYRATGCDIAPEGTWVDAPDDALIFGLKELPDDGTPLRHPHIMFGHAFKGQPSGRVLLDRFQAGGGALYDLEYLVDDDGRRVAAFGYWAGFAGAAVALRCWIAQARGGIAGPVHTYLSAAHMIADLQGALVRLGTERPTALIIGAKGRVGTGAADLCREMGVATTLWDVDETAHGGPFPEVLQHALFFNCILARDGTPVFVHEGATTTERALRVIGDIACDPDSAFNPIKVYDRTTTWDAPALRVHDHPTLDVTAIDNLPAMLPVESSEDFAGQLLPSLLTLADLDGGVWGRARATFDAAIAD
- a CDS encoding TRAP transporter large permease yields the protein MEPIDIGLWVTGGLLVMVVLGMRVAFAAGLAGMIGLIWIFWAKKDYGIDEFGWALGVAVKTAGQVPHSKVSSQALSLIPTFILIGYLAYYAGLTKALFEAAKRWIAWVPGGLAVSTVFATAGFAAVSGASVATSAVFARIAIPEMLKIGYNKQFAAGVVAAGGTLASLIPPSAILVIYAIIVEQDVGKLLLAGFIPGVFSALVYAALIIGMALTIKGFGPPVSGYTWKERFVSLPPALPIVFVVVTIICFVYNPFGGDAWGTPTEGGAIGAFVVFLMALYQGMRWPQLKDALLETAKLSVMIFTIIWGVLIYVRFLGFADLPSAFSDWITSLTMSPMLILVCILLAYAVLGMFMDAIGMLLLTLPVVYPAVMALNGGEAVSAADSTFGMSGPMCAIWFGILVVKMAEFCLITPPIGLNCFVVAGVRDDLSVQDVFKGVTPFFVADAITIALLVAFPGIVLWLPSLA
- a CDS encoding TRAP transporter small permease subunit, yielding MATASLVLTDDSTLSKLDLKLLRLERAFALISGISVFALMVLAVVSVTGRNGFNAPLPGYVDWIEQAMPLIAFMGISYVMREGGHIRMDILVGRLHGRTLYIVELITTLAVLLLMALLVWGSWAHFARSFDFAAPLWSRDSSMDIALPIWPAKLMAPLAFGVLCLRLCLQVWAYLRAIATGRAIAVPLVADAATQARMEAEQLEGQD
- the dctP gene encoding TRAP transporter substrate-binding protein DctP, which produces MKTLMTRAAAAALVTAFAGDAMAEEWNVSLWGKQRAFTEHVEKLAELVSEKTDGEFTLNISYGGLSNNRENLDGISIGAFEMAQFCAGYHRDKNPSITVLELPFLGVSSLEQEIELSMAVYQHPATVADLARWNATLLMPSPLPQYNIVGVGEAPSTLDEFAGLSVRATGGIGAAMETVGAVPTSMSASEVRQAMDSGVVKAVAFAPHAHMSFGTIENATWWTSNLNPGTVNCPVVANTDALNGLSDEHREALLGSIDESLEHYVANYNGATMDAWGPALEERGIEVVTFTDAEIAAFKEAAAEPAAAAWIEQNTAAGLPAQELYDLVTGMIAESM